In a single window of the Candidatus Zixiibacteriota bacterium genome:
- a CDS encoding sugar phosphate nucleotidyltransferase, protein MRDRAFGGDGRRLREFVRRLRGDDLPKQYVNFIGRRSMLEHTCDRAARVVPLEKLFVVVSKEHLSFPEVRRQLAAVPPDNVVVQPANRDTVPGILLPLLHVHKRYPDAIVAIFPSDHFVLEEERFMSHVRRAFSVVESDLSRLVLLGVDPRGPDPDYGYIVPGKKIDDSRSCSVRQIEMFVEKPPSEAAAKVISREALWNTMVTVFACKTFLSVVPRAVPGLHRMIEEVRAAVDTPDEKDVTERVYQRLPALNFSKGILEALPFEHRRSLVVLPARGVTWADWGTPERLLGTLRLIGEQISARRPRDPAPENLPASTASRRPRPGTFKSAPSR, encoded by the coding sequence CTGCGGGATCGTGCTTTCGGGGGGGACGGGAGGCGACTGCGCGAGTTCGTGCGCCGGTTGCGCGGCGACGATCTCCCCAAGCAGTACGTCAACTTCATCGGCCGCCGCTCGATGCTGGAACACACCTGTGACAGGGCCGCGCGCGTCGTTCCTCTGGAGAAGCTGTTCGTCGTCGTCTCCAAAGAGCACTTGAGCTTTCCGGAAGTCCGCCGGCAGCTCGCGGCCGTGCCGCCCGACAACGTGGTCGTCCAGCCCGCAAACAGGGACACCGTCCCGGGAATCCTGCTCCCGCTGCTCCATGTCCACAAGCGTTATCCGGACGCGATCGTCGCGATCTTCCCTTCGGATCATTTCGTGCTCGAGGAAGAGCGCTTCATGAGCCACGTCCGGCGCGCGTTCAGCGTGGTCGAGTCGGACCTTTCCCGCCTGGTGCTCCTGGGTGTGGACCCTCGAGGACCCGACCCGGACTACGGCTATATCGTGCCGGGAAAAAAGATCGACGATTCTCGATCCTGCTCGGTCCGCCAGATCGAGATGTTCGTGGAAAAGCCCCCTTCCGAGGCGGCAGCCAAGGTCATTTCGCGCGAGGCGCTGTGGAATACGATGGTGACCGTCTTCGCCTGCAAGACCTTCCTGTCGGTGGTCCCGCGCGCGGTCCCCGGGCTTCATCGGATGATCGAGGAGGTCCGGGCCGCCGTCGACACCCCGGACGAGAAGGACGTCACCGAACGGGTTTATCAGAGGCTCCCCGCGCTCAACTTCTCCAAAGGCATCCTCGAGGCGCTCCCGTTCGAGCACCGCCGCTCCCTGGTCGTCCTGCCGGCGCGCGGCGTGACCTGGGCCGACTGGGGAACTCCGGAGCGCCTGCTCGGCACGCTGCGCCTGATCGGGGAGCAAATCAGCGCCCGGCGACCGCGCGATCCCGCGCCGGAAAATCTTCCGGCTTCCACCGCAAGCCGCCGTCCGAGACCCGGAACGTTCAAAAGCGCGCCGTCGCGCTGA
- a CDS encoding thiamine pyrophosphate-binding protein: protein MHGGKALVEIFRRAGVDYVFSSPGTEWPPVWEALAEARERGESRPTYINCRHEAAAVAAASGYTKVTGRPQAVLLHATAGPLNAAMFLRAAYQERVPMVVCCGESSAFGEEKRLPDPGNQWVHDLTDVGGPAELLRRCVKWSERIASSSILIASIERALEIAVEPPAGPVLLGLPFECLLDEVALPEYRRARRVTRPAELDERALDEAARLLLNAQSPVAVTEHAGRDAAAVAPFVELCEALAMPVMESFRPAFLNFPRTHPLYLAYDARRVASADLVLVADAVTPWYPLEKGPRADAKVLFLGDEYPYSRLPFWGYAVDLALVAPPAVTLSALARRVKQTEAHAANRAAWEERAREIREEHERQAAAARSDAAAHRADVPIDPRWLCQALAESIPAEAIVLEETTVHRTLIQSTLPRSEPMSYLARVTGGLGVSLGYGVGAKLARPEKPVFVLIGDGGFHYNPVPACLGLAQEYELPVIVVVFNNQRYLSMERGLLRYYPDGAAKRSSVHFGGPIAPNPDYRLYAEIYGGYGVRVTDPGQIHAAVARALEESARGRLSVIDVVLNDYTPRG, encoded by the coding sequence ATGCACGGCGGAAAGGCACTGGTCGAGATTTTCAGGCGCGCGGGCGTCGACTACGTCTTCTCGTCTCCGGGAACCGAGTGGCCCCCGGTCTGGGAGGCGCTCGCGGAAGCGCGGGAGCGCGGCGAGTCGCGTCCGACTTACATCAACTGCCGTCACGAGGCGGCGGCGGTCGCCGCGGCGTCGGGTTACACCAAGGTCACAGGCAGGCCCCAGGCGGTGCTGCTCCACGCCACCGCCGGGCCGCTGAACGCGGCGATGTTTCTTCGCGCCGCCTACCAGGAGCGCGTGCCGATGGTGGTCTGCTGCGGCGAGTCCTCCGCCTTCGGCGAGGAGAAACGCCTTCCCGACCCGGGCAACCAGTGGGTTCACGATCTCACCGACGTCGGCGGTCCCGCCGAGCTTCTCAGGCGCTGCGTGAAGTGGAGCGAGCGGATCGCGTCTTCGTCGATCCTGATCGCGTCGATCGAGCGCGCCCTGGAGATCGCCGTGGAGCCGCCGGCAGGTCCGGTGCTGCTCGGCCTTCCTTTCGAGTGCCTGCTGGACGAGGTCGCCTTGCCCGAATACCGTCGCGCCCGCCGTGTGACGCGGCCGGCGGAGCTGGATGAACGCGCGCTCGACGAAGCGGCCCGGCTGCTGCTGAACGCGCAGTCTCCGGTCGCGGTGACGGAGCACGCGGGGCGCGACGCCGCGGCGGTCGCGCCGTTCGTCGAGCTTTGCGAGGCGCTGGCGATGCCGGTGATGGAGTCGTTCCGCCCGGCCTTTTTGAACTTTCCGCGCACCCACCCGCTCTATCTCGCCTACGATGCGCGGCGCGTCGCCAGCGCCGATCTCGTGCTGGTCGCGGACGCGGTCACTCCGTGGTATCCGCTGGAGAAAGGGCCGAGGGCGGACGCCAAGGTCCTGTTCCTGGGCGACGAGTACCCGTACTCGCGGCTGCCGTTCTGGGGCTACGCGGTCGATCTGGCGCTCGTCGCGCCTCCGGCGGTGACGCTTTCCGCGCTCGCGCGCCGCGTCAAGCAGACCGAAGCCCACGCGGCGAACCGCGCCGCCTGGGAGGAGCGGGCGCGCGAGATCCGGGAAGAGCACGAGCGGCAGGCCGCGGCGGCGCGGAGCGACGCCGCCGCGCATCGGGCCGACGTTCCCATCGACCCGCGCTGGCTCTGCCAGGCGCTGGCCGAATCGATCCCCGCGGAGGCGATCGTGCTGGAGGAGACGACGGTGCACCGTACGCTGATCCAGAGCACGCTTCCGCGCAGCGAGCCGATGTCGTATCTCGCGCGCGTCACGGGCGGCCTCGGCGTCAGCCTCGGCTACGGCGTGGGTGCCAAGCTGGCGCGCCCGGAAAAGCCGGTTTTCGTCCTGATCGGCGACGGCGGGTTTCACTACAATCCGGTACCCGCGTGCCTCGGCCTGGCGCAGGAATACGAGCTGCCGGTCATCGTCGTGGTCTTCAACAACCAGCGCTACCTGTCGATGGAGCGCGGCCTGCTGCGCTATTATCCCGACGGCGCGGCGAAAAGGAGCAGCGTTCATTTCGGCGGGCCGATCGCGCCGAACCCCGACTACCGGCTGTACGCGGAGATTTACGGCGGCTACGGCGTTCGCGTCACCGATCCGGGACAGATCCACGCCGCGGTCGCCAGAGCCCTGGAGGAAAGCGCCAGGGGAAGGCTCTCGGTCATCGACGTCGTGCTGAACGACTACACACCGCGGGGATGA